A genome region from Penicillium psychrofluorescens genome assembly, chromosome: 3 includes the following:
- a CDS encoding uncharacterized protein (ID:PFLUO_005691-T1.cds;~source:funannotate), with amino-acid sequence MVVSTPLSAVSSSPYSAATDQNGIIPEGAKEKPGNGTKNTFPSNDTTLSLGSTPIDRSIAPNGITANGVVHIQRQAQNVLNGDVAHATASNTESEDYNMSAAILKIIESYGVDYEKPGGSWKGFDSFIPIVRAQVKKQEPIRMILPAFPFKSPNVRDKVLGTLPDLGEQLALFHLNGLCENIAQIYEPGADVYISSDGLVYNDILGVSDETVWEYGEALRKMAIEQELHHVKFIRLFELLEHPGFHSESSESAKASYLAHANCLRRELMYSFGDPTFDADEAIKTDTDTCLTYRGYIKFLTKDLAHQEENHLMSKRSRQAHIAQTARQMIVRGKMFAAAIKANRKDYVRLSIHQSAGEKKVSISLIPQVRGVLGYTPWHSSVAVGLDGSYRTVHAEDVRDTHDLIFKNGQPYYFREKSDIFNWVDDGLCVKFEHLYPCGLIIRPADIDDVNPPPSLRSIPMQKVRQLSNGMSPIILRGFSETLEEELYVEKAEQLGTLLPWSFGIIQKVRDAGRSDKMGNNVTSNEAMPMHFDGMFKFEELQDPVTGETTKVQRPPGYQFFTCPATAPKGSGYTLFASSRLFFRYLPIPWTAERLEKVTWAMDNDGFWQSKIPNVPLVVKHPLSGKPCLRWHQPWDSTKTKFSTCKITIENDDQSIVQVVDSGIYDHRICLRFGWEKGDLLISDNTAMLHTRTGYTSDCDRELWRIHVD; translated from the exons ATGGTTGTCTCGACGCCACTCTCTGCCGTGTCTTCGTCCCCGTATAGTGCGGCGACAGACCAGAATGGAATTATTCCTGAGGGGGCGAAGGAAAAGCCTGGAAATGGAACAAAAAATACCTTCCCGTCGAACGATACGACGCTGTCACTTGGGTCGACCCCCATCGACAGGTCCATCGCACCTAATGGGATTACCGCAAACGGCGTTGTCCACATACAACGCCAGGCACAAAATGTGCTCAACGGCGACGTAGCCCATGCTACCGCTTCAAATACAGAATCAGAAGACTACAATATGTCTGCCGCCATTCTGAAGATTATCGAAAGTTATGGAGTTGACTACGAGAAACCGGGCGGCTCCTGGAAAGGGTTTGACTCCTTCATTCCGATTGTGCGCGCGCAGGtcaagaaacaagaaccCATTCGCATGATTTTACCCGCATTTCCATTCAAATCACCCAATGTGCGAGACAAGGTGCTCGGCACGCTTCCTGATCTGGGTGAGCAGCTGGCGCTTTTCCACTTGAACGGACTGTGCGAGAATATCGCCCAGATCTATGAGCCTGGCGCCGATGTATACATTAGCTCGGACGGGCTTGTCTATAATG ACATTCTTGGAGTTTCCGATGAAACTGTCTGGGAATATGGAGAGGCGTtgcggaagatggcgatCGAGCAAGAGCTTCATCATGTCAAATTCATTCGTCTCtttgagcttctcgagcaTCCTGGGTTTCATTCCGAGTCATCAGAGTCCGCGAAAGCATCCTACTTGGCGCACGCCAACTGCCTACGACGGGAACTGATGTACTCCTTTGGCGACCCAACCTTtgacgccgacgaggccatcaaaACCGACACGGATACCTGCCTTACATATCGCGGATACATCAAGTTCCTGACCAAGGATTTGGCACATCAGGAAGAAAACCACTTGATGTCGAAGCGCTCGAGACAAGCACACATCGCTCAAACAGCGCGCCAAATGATTGTTCGCGGAAAGATGTTCGCGGCCGCTATCAAAGCCAATCGGAAAGACTACGTGCGGCTTTCAATTCACCAGTCTGCGGGCGAGAAAAAGGTATCCATTTCTCTTATCCCCCAAGTTCGAGGCGTGTTGGGTTATACCCCGTGGCATTCGTCTGTGGCTGTCGGACTAGATGGATCATACCGCACAGTGCACGCAGAAGATGTACGCGACACGCATGATCTGATCTTTAAAAATGGTCAGCCATATTACTTCCGAGAGAAATCCGATATCTTCAACTGGGTCGACGACGGTCTTTGTGTTAAGTTCGAGCATCTCTACCCCTGCGGTCTCATCATCCGACCCGCAGACATCGACGATGTgaacccaccaccatctctcCGCTCTATCCCCATGCAGAAGGTCCGCCAGCTCTCAAATGGCATGTCCCCAATTATCCTTCGAGGTTTTTCCGAGACTCTCGAAGAAGAGCTATATGTCGAAAAGGCCGAGCAGCTAGGGACTCTTCTCCCGTGGAGcttcggcatcatccagaaagTGCGGGACGCAGGTCGGTCCGACAAGATGGGCAACAATGTCACATCAAATGAAGCAATGCCCATGCACTTTGATGGCATGTTCAAGTTCGAAGAGTTGCAAGACCCAGTCACCGGGGAGACTACCAAGGTTCAAAGGCCACCTGGCTACCAGTTCTTTACCTGTCCGGCCACGGCGCCTAAAGGAAGTGGATATACATTGTTTGCCAGCTCACGCCTCTTCTTCCGGTACCTGCCTATTCCATGGACGGCTGAGAGGCTTGAGAAGGTAACTTGGGCTATGGATAATGACGGCTTCTGGCAGTCCAAAATCCCGAATGTACCGCTTGTCGTGAAACATCCGCTCTCGGGAAAGCCATGTCTACGCTGGCATCAACCGTGGGACTCGACAAAGACAAAGTTCTCTACCTGCAAAATCACCATTGAAAATGACGATCAGAGTATTGTGCAGGTTGTTGATTCGGGAATATACGATCATCGAATCTGTCTGCGCTTTGGGTGGGAGAAGGGCGATCTGCTCATCAGTGACAATACCGCTATGCTGCACACGCGGACTGGCTATACCAGTGATTGTGATCGGGAGTTGTGGCGGATTCACGTTGACTAG
- a CDS encoding uncharacterized protein (ID:PFLUO_005692-T1.cds;~source:funannotate): MALPSCSFPRLKRGLLLLLCAITTLSCSIILAIWYGMNTDREYIHPMLTQLIPAGHCACQTSTTFECSTCLSCSDTGLRDQSSPAPVWRFDYRLDGRNQALDQMQCQAAFPGLFEDVARGEQYWRSHGALSTEELDTIPIKEGMARAFVSHGNLHVVSARAHGEDHRRKILGVLSSIHRALAGDGGRAVRRDFEFVFSVEDKVEDVTLPDHPVWVFARTPTEEAVWLMPDFSFWAWDNDNNAMGPYDQVVDRVERLDIPWSEKKPQLVWRGKPSFAPKLRRALLEAARDQPWGDVKQVDWAKGTNLLKMEDHCHYMFIAHVEGRSYSASLKYRQACRSVIVAHKLQYIQHHHYLLMSSGPHQNYVEVERDFRDLGEKLDPLVRDTDAARRIANNSVKTFRERYLTPAAEACYWRALFDGYASVWNSSVSSWSENLHYERGLRYESFVLLDSQQMLDFRAETAPHGYT, translated from the exons ATGGCCCTCCCGAGCTGCTCCTTTCCGCGTCTGAAACGCGgcctcctgctgctgctctgcgCCATTACCACCCTCTCCTGCagcatcatcctcgccatctgGTATGGCATGAACACGGACCGCGAGTACATCCACCCCATGCTCACCCAGCTCATCCCCGCCGGCCACTGCGCGTGCCAgacctccaccaccttcgaATGCTCCACCTGTCTCTCCTGCTCCGACACTGGTCTGCGCGACCAGTCCAGTCCTGCCCCCGTCTGGCGCTTCGACTACCGTCTTGATGGCCGGAACCAAGCCCTCGACCAGATGCAGTGCCAGGCTGCCTTCCCCGGCCTGTTTGAAGACGTCGCTCGCGGCGAACAATACTGGCGATCACACGGCGCTCTGTCGACCGAGGAACTCGACACCATCCCCATAAAAGAAGGCATGGCCCGTGCCTTTGTTTCCCACGGCAACCTCCACGTCGTCTCCGCCCGCGCCCACGGCGAGGACCACCGCCGGAAAATCCTGGGCGTCTTGAGCTCGATCCATCGCGCGCTGGCCGGCGATGGGGGTCGAGCTGTGAGGCGAGATTTCGAATTCGTGTTTTCGGTGGAGGacaaggtcgaggatgttACGCTCCCGGATCATCCTGTCTGGGTCTTTGCGCGCACCCCCACCGAGGAAGCCGTCTGGCTCATGCCCGACTTTAGCTTCTGGGCTTGGGATAACGACAATAACGCCATGGGGCCGTATGATCAAGTGGTCGACCGCGTCGAGCGTCTGGATATCCCCTGGTCAGAGAAAAAACCGCAGCTCGTGTGGCGTGGCAAGCCGAGTTTCGCGCCCAAGCTGCGTCGTGCACTGCTCGAGGCTGCGCGTGATCAACCCTGGGGCGATGTGAAGCAAGTCGACTGGGCAAAGGGCACGAACTTGCTCAAGATGGAGGACCACTGTCATTACATGTTTATTGCCCATGTTGAGG GCCGGTCCTACTCTGCCTCACTCAAATACCGACAGGCCTGCAGGTCGGTCATCGTCGCTCACAAACTCCAGTACATCCAACACCACCACTATCTCCTCATGTCCAGCGGCCCACACCAAAACTACGTCGAGGTTGAGCGCGACTTCCGTGATCTCGGCGAGAAACTCGATCCCCTCGTCCGCGACACCGACGCCGCCCGGCGCATCGCCAACAACAGCGTCAAGACCTTCCGCGAGCGATACCTGACTCCCGCCGCGGAGGCGTGCTACTGGCGTGCGCTTTTTGACGGATACGCCAGTGTCTGGAACAGCTCGGTGAGCTCGTGGTCCGAGAATCTTCACTACGAGCGCGGACTGCGCTACGAGTCCTTCGTTCTGCTAGACAGCCAGCAGATGCTCGACTTTCGAGCCGAGACTGCGCCTCACGGATACACATAG
- a CDS encoding uncharacterized protein (ID:PFLUO_005690-T1.cds;~source:funannotate) encodes MTTPKQYYNVGVIVFDGADILDFAGPMEILSHTSHNRSPNKPDRMFKIQTIARKPTIRAAGSLAVHVDLLLDEAINAVSSFDILVVPGGPTSVIHALLDTGAPELDVIRKFSGLPQRSSTQQRILFSVCTGAFLLGATGILAGVTVTTHHMALDTLRDICSRANNGAAPTTVEFRRYIDSGLLEGGAVRLITAGGISSGLDASLYLVSQLTSPDMAAFVARMMEYDWKEVEQ; translated from the coding sequence ATGACCACTCCAAAGCAATACTACAACGTCGGAGTAATCGTCTTCGATGGCGCAGACATCCTCGACTTTGCAGGGCCAATGGAGATCCTGTCTCATACCTCGCACAATCGCAGCCCAAACAAACCAGACCGAATGTTCAAGATCCAAACCATTGCTCGAAAGCCCACTATCAGAGCCGCCGGCTCTCTGGCCGTACACGTGGATCTTCTTTTGGACGAAGCGATCAATGCAGTCTCGAGTTTTGACATCTTGGTCGTACCCGGTGGGCCCACTTCAGTGATTCACGCGTTGCTCGATACCGGGGCGCCGGAATTGGATGTGATCCGCAAGTTTTCAGGCCTCCCGCAACGATCCTCCACTCAGCAGCGCATTTTATTCTCGGTCTGCACCGGGGCTTTCTTACTCGGTGCAACTGGGATCCTCGCTGGCGTTACAGTCACCACCCACCATATGGCTCTTGACACCCTGCGCGATATATGCTCCCGAGCGAACAATGGCGCCGCCCCCACCACAGTGGAGTTTAGGCGCTATATCGATAGTGGGCTTCTTGAAGGTGGCGCTGTCAGGCTCATTACTGCTGGCGGAATTAGTTCTGGCCTTGATGCGTCGCTTTACCTTGTCAGCCAGCTAACTAGTCCCGATATGGCAGCTTTCGTagcgaggatgatggagTATGACTGGAAGGAGGTGGAACAGTAA